The nucleotide sequence TGATCTACTTACGGGAATTTTAAGAAGAAATAAAAAGTTAAAAAAAGCCGAAGCGGTGATCGCTTATCCGAATTTAGAGATCCCTGCTAAAAACGGAAAACGTTCCGTATTCTTAACTCACGGACATTTTTTGGAAAACATCTATTCTTTGATGAGTACAATGCAGAGGATCTTGCTCCCGGATATTGATGAGGATCCCGAAGCGCCAAAACGTAGCCGTTCCGTCTGGAGCAAAATGAACGACTATAACCCATTTAAAAGGGCTAAAGAAATCACCTCTCCAAAATCCATTTACGTTCTTGAACGGGAAAATTTTGCATGGATCGACTTCTTCTGGTCTACATTAGGAAGATCCGGAAAAGTGGGAACCGGGATCGGATTGATTTACGATATGCTTCAGGATGCTAAAGCAGTAGGTAAATTAGCGCAAAACGTATCGGCATATCTATTAAGAAATTTGAATCTTCCTTTTTTACTTCGAATATTAGGGATCAAATGGCTTCTATACAAAGGTTTTTCTTACATTCTTACCAAGGTCGTTGTAAAGGTAGGGCAGGCAGAAAGAGGGATGTCCAATTCCGTACTAAGCGAAGAAGTAATCCACAACATGGACTCTTACCTTGGAGACACTCTTCCAGCGCAATGGAAAGCGGAGACTAAAAAAAGTAAAAGAGAATTCCCAAAAGATTATACGTTCATTTTCGGTCATACACATAAACCGTTCGCCGTGGAAACCCAGGACTTAGGGTTAACAATTTCAGGCAAAGAAGTTTTCAATACGGGAGGTTGGGTGGTAGATACCGTCCAACCGATGTCCTCTCACGGAGGAGCGGTACTTTTCATAGACGAAGACGCCAATGTTGCCTCTTTTAAAGTATATACGGAAGGAGAAATAAAGCCGAGCTTCTTAGTCCCGGACGGAAAGATCAATCCGATGTACCAAACATTAGTGAAAAATGTGGATCTCCGAAATAAAAAATTCGCGGCCTTATCGAAATCACTGGAAGAAGAAATACGCCTTAGACGAAGATTCCTAAAAGTCAGAATCAAAGAATAAATTAAGATTTTTGCAAGTAGGTGGAGGGGGTAACGGAGATCTCCTCCTTTTTATCCGGACCTACACTATTCTCGAAAATTTCGGAATAATCCTTAAAATTTGTCCCTAAGATCCTGTCCCAGAAATTAAAATAGAGACTGTAATTCCCATGGAACTTCTGGTGATGAAGATTATGGTGGGTAGATGTGTTGATCCATTTCAAGATCGGATGTGTCGTCCATCCTTTAGGAAAGAATTCATACCCTAGGTGCCACCATATATTCATGATCATAGCATAAAAAGTGTGGATTAGAAAAACGTAAAAATGAAGAGGTAGAATACAAAGAGCGGGAACTACATACACACCTTCAAGAAAAGCCTCTACCCAATGAAAATTATAAGCTGCCATGGGGGAAGGATTCACCGATCTATGATGGATAGAATGGACGTAAGGATAAATTTTTCGATGATGCATGATCCGATGAGCCCAATAAAACCATGTCTCATGCCAGATCGTGAGTAAAATAAAACTGAATATAGCGTAAGGTAATCCGTACTCTGCGAAATCCTTATACGTTTTGAGATGAAGGATCTTTAATTTTCCGAGGATATAGACCGAAACAGCGATAGCACTGAACATGATCAAAGTGATCGCAGACTGCTTTAGTTCGAAAATGATCCTTTCTTTATTTGGAAAATCTTTTTGGATCCTGAACTTCTGAAAAAAGTCCTTTTTCCAAACCCAGAAGACCAGAAATGCAAGACCGGCGATAGGATAATAGCGCAGGAAATTCATTTTTAATTGGTGAAGAGCAAAACCGGATACACAGTATTCCCAACTTAGTTCACAAACGAATCTCATTCCAACCTTCCCTCTTAAGAATAACCGATTTTAAAGATTTAGTCTTTCAAAAAATAAGTCGACGAATCCGGTACAAAACGTTCCACTAATCGATTCTAATGGCATTCAAAAGAAGTATATTCGCAAGCGCATCCGAAGACAGATTGGAAAACCTAGTTTTAGAAAGATTAAAACCCGGCGCCGATAAGGAAAAAATTGATGCCCGGATCTGGGATCTATTCGGAGAAGTTTGGTGTATCATGTTTACCGACCTTTCCGGATTTTCCAGAGGTGTTGAAAAATTCGGAATCATTCATTTTCTGCAAACCATACACGAGTCCGAAAGGGTTTTAGTGCCTATCATAGAGGATCATGATGGGATACTTCTAAAATCGGAAGGGGATAGCTTTTTAGTCATCTTCAGGAACGTAGCCAAGGGACTTCAGGCGGCAATCCGAATGCAAAAGGAATTATTAGAATACAACAAAGACAAGATCCCAGAAGAGAAAATACTACTTTGTGTCGGACTCGGTTACGGAAAGGTTTTGAAAATTGGAGATTCGGACGTTTTCGGTTCCGAAGTTAATACCGCTAGCAAACTAGGGGAGGATACAGCGGAAGCAGGAGAGATACTCGTCACACAAACCGTTTTTGATAATGCACAGGATACAGGTTTAAAATTCGAGCCGATCAAAGACGTACCTGCCGGAACGCAGGGAGCGTATAGAGTACTGTATTAAAGGTAATCGCAGCTTGTAACATACCCCTGACAAAGTGTTTTGTGTCTAATAGTAGAAAAAAATCTAACGTTTAGATCGCAATTTTTCACATCTCAGGGTCCGGAAAAATCTTGAATTGTTCTTTAGAGCAGACGAAAACAATCCATTGTTTGACGATCGTTCTCTTGGGAGGCCAAATTTAGAATAATTAATGTCCATTTCCTATCTTTGAGGAGTATATATTCAATATGCGCCCTTTTTTGCTCGTTATCATATCGATCCTGATGATAAGTTTTACTTTCTGTAAATCTTCCGAGAATAATATAAATGAAAATTTAATTTTAGATGATTCGAAAAACTCATTCGGAATTCTACCGACCGCCAAATATTTGATTTTTGTTCCTCCCCAATCCCCCGACAACGCAGCAAACTTCCTCGGTAGATCGAAATCGAATCAAATCCATGCGAAACAAATCAGTCTCGGGACCGGGCCTGAGGAAGCCTGGATTGAAATCAAAATATACAATCAGTCCAAACAGGAAGAATGGATCTTCGTATCCGAATACCCTTGGTTAGATAGAATAGATCTTTTCGACGCAAGTAAAGGTAATCCGGTCAAGCTCGGGTCCATCGGATGGAAGGAGAATGATTCTCCTAGACAGATCAAGGACCGAATCCATGCAATGAAAGTCAGTATACCGACGGGTAAAGAATATAAATTACTTGTGAGAATCGAATCCTGGGCGGATAAGTTCCTTTCCTTTCATTTGGATACCGAAAAAGGTTTCCTGGAACGAGATAAATTTCCGTTCACTCTATTTCCTGCCTATTTACAGATTGCCTCCTTAATCCTCCTCGTATGCGGAGTATATTGGTACCGAACCAAAAACAAATTGGTATTATTCTACTCAACACTTGTAGTTTGTATAACCCTTTATTCAGCATTTACGGAAGGATACGCGCAATATTTTTTACCTAAAAACGAATATAATAGTAAACTTATGTTCTCATTTGCCTTCCTTTATATAATTCTGTTGCTGCATTTTATCCGTAAATTTTTGAATTTAAGCGAAAAACTTCCGTTAGGCGAAAATATTTCCAAAGTTTTGTTAGTATTTAATTGTATCCCTTTAATCTGCGTTTGGATTCCGGAATTCCCTGCTTTTCCTTTGGAAAATGGCGGGAAAATAAATTTAATGTCCACTACTCTGCTGATTATTGGATCGGGTTTATTTCTTCTCAGGAAAGGATTTCGCCCGGCGTTGTTTTCTACTTCCGGTATAATTATTTCCGCGCTTTGTATTAATATCTTCGAACTTTCCGGAATGTACGGGATCCCGGCAAATGATTTTACACGAAATGCTCCCTATATCGGTTATATTTCGGAATACATTCTGTTCTTCCTAGGGATCACAAAGATCGCTGCAGAAAGTAAAAAGAGCAAACGTTCTTTTACCAATGTTCGAGATACGGGAAGACTAAAGGGAATTGATATACAAGAAATCAGCGATAAACTATCGGAGTTAATGGTGAAGGAAAGGATCTTTTGTGACGAAGATCTCGGATTAGAACGGCTTTCTTCCATGGTCGGCTTATCTAGGCACCAACTTTCGGAATTTTTGAATTCCATTTATGAGCAGAATTTTTACACATATATCACGGGAATACGCATCCAAGAAGCAAGTAAAGTTCTATTGGAGGAACCGGATCGAAGTATCATTTCCATTTCGGATAGTTTAGGTTTTTCCTCCCGCTCGACCTTGTACAAGGAATTTAAAAAGAAATTCGGTATAACTCCGGACGAGTTCAGAAAAAGAAACCTATCGAAACTTTCTTAAACCAAATTCAATCGGGGAATTTGTGTTTCTCCGGGTCCATACGGACAGAGGATAACACACTAAATCTGAATTCTATGATAAAATATTGTCTCAAAGTATAAAGAGGAAGCATTCTATAAATATGAAACAATGTAATTTGAAATATTCAGCAAAAAAACCAATTCTATTCTTACTTTTCATCCATCTCTTATCCTACTGCGTTCCCAGCGTTAATGAACCATCTCCCGCGATCTTATTGGCGTTAGTGAGTCCAACTTTTACGGTAAACACCTCCTTCCAACTTCCGGACTCCAATCAAACGACTTGTTATGATGCTGCCGGAGGAACCAGATCTTGTACTGGAAGCGGTGAAGATGGATCGTATTTAAACACACCGGCTCCTTATAATCTTACGATAACGGATGCTGGAGAAACGATTACGGAAACCAGCTCAGGCCTTATTTGGACAAGATGTATCGCAGGACGAGTTTGGGACGGAAGTACCTGCGTGGGTGGTTCCAATCTGACACTACAATGGCCTTCTGCGATGGCATACTGTACTCAGCTTACAACAGCTAATCGTCGTTGGAGACTTCCATCCACAAGAGAAGCCAACTTACTTCCGGATTATAATCTTACAAGTCTCCCGTTACTCTCTACTGTTTTCTTTCCGACAGCCCCGACGATTCAGTTCTGGACTAGCACACCCGGCGTAAATGCCGACAATTATTATGCGTACTCGACGAACGGCAGCACAAGCATTCTTGCAGAAACGACAACTTTAGGTGTACGCTGCGTTTCGGATCCGATCCCTCCTTCTCCTGACTTTACAGACCAGGGAGATGGCACAGTGGTAGAATCCGGATCGGGACTGATCATCAAAAAATGTGCGATCGGACAAACCGACGATGCATCTTGTACCGGTACCCCGACTGCCTTAACATGGCAACAAGCAATCGATGCATGTGAAGGATTGAATTTTGCAAGTAGAACAAACTGGCGTTTACCTTCTGTTCGAGAAGGATACCATCTTATTGATGCCACTTGGGCGGCCGGTTTCTCTCAAAATCTACCAATCGGTATATTCCCGAATGGATTCCTTTCGAGCAATTTTTGGACAGGTACATCCGTCGGACAAGCAGGACAAACTTCAAACGCATATTATATCAGTGTCTCGAATATAACGACTGCGGATAAAGGGACTACAATACGCGCACGATGTGTAGCTAACCCTTAACAATATGAAGTTTGATCGAAAAAAAACGATTATCTTACGTTTAGGGAAGCAACTACAAACTCGCATAAACATACGTTCGTTTATTAAAAAGACGTAGGATAATCGAAATTTTCGATATGTATAAAAAAACTGTCCATAGCGATCCATACGGACAGAAGCTTCGATACGAAACCTAAATAGATGCTTGCGAGTTCTCTTTTTTCCTATATTCGAGAATGGTAAAATATACATTTTGGAAATACGTATGTGCGAAACTGAAAACCAAACATATAGATTGAGAAACTTTTATAGAAAATCTCTCTATATGTCTTTAATCTTCACAACATTAGCAGGATTTTTTCATTGTAGTAAGGACCCGAACAAAGCGGAATCAGGACTTTTGCTTAGTTTAATGGATTCCGCCTCCGCGGTCCCCACTTCTTCCTCTTTTCAGTTACCAGATACGAACCAATCGATCTGTTACGATACCTCCGGGACCGTACGCTCTTGTGCTGGGACCGGAGAGGATGGAGAATATATAGATACACCGGCCCCTTACAATCTAACCATTACAGATGGCGGAGAAACGGTTACGGAAACTAGCTCCGGACTTGTTTGGACGAGATGTGAGGCCTCACAGGTATGGGACGGGACCAATTGTTTAGGAACAAATTATGCATCCGTAACATGGGAATATGCGAATTCCTTCTGCTCTCAATTAACAATCGCAGGACGATCTTGGAGACTACCTTCCGTTCGAGAAGCGATTCTCATTTTTGATTACAATATTACTTCAGGCCAAACTTTGCCTTCCACCTACTTTCCAAACCTACCGATTGGCGGAGGATCATTTTGGACGGATACTCCAGTTCGTCATTTACAAGGTGAATATGTTTATGCGCAAGATCGAGGAACAATAGACTGGGATGTGAGTATAAGTACTGCCGGGATCCGGTGTGTATCAGGACCTCAGATACCATTTGCCGAATTTGCGGATCTGGGAGATGGAACAATATCGGAGCAATATTCTGGACTTATCATTAAAAAATGCGCCCAGGGCGAATCAGATGATTTAGTTTGTACCGGAACCCCAAACAATATGACTTGGCAGCAAGCATTGGATTCTTGTGAAACATTGGACTTTGCCGGAAAAACGAATTGGCGTGTACCCTCTGTCAAAGAGATCTATTTCCTTATGTCCAGCATACATACTTATGGTCTGCCTGATTCCTTATTTCCTGGAACGGTCGAAAAACAAATCCTTTGGACCTCCACAACGTTTCCTAATATTCCCTCAAATGCCCTTACAACCTCTTCAATCGATGAAGTTCCCTTTACGGCAAAGTCTACTTCCTCTGGAATAAAAGTTCGCTGTGTGGCAGAAAATTAGAATTATCATTAACTTATGGGGAATAGCTCATTAATGTTTCTTCCAAAAAAATCTGAGTAAAATAATGAAAAACAAATACCTTCTAATTGGATTAAATGTACTTCTCAGCCTTTTGATCTTAGGTTGTTCAACTGTCCGATACGGAAAGCTCTCCTACGTAGAAATGAGCCCCACAAAAATAGATCCAGCAAATGGAGCTTTAAAATTCAAGGGGCGTTGTGCGACTATAATCGGTCCGGATAATATGTATTCAGAGATCGGTCAAGTTCTACAGGACGCGAAACTGAAAGGGCTGAAAAATTTTCGAGCGGGAATCTTTCACGAATCTACAGAGGGCCAACTTGTAAGTTGTGTTTCCGTAATAGGCGAAAAAGAATGAAGCAAAGAATCCTAATCTTAATATTTATACTCTTAAGTTATTATGGATGTATTTCAATCCCGTGGGAATCTTCCGGGACTTTTATTGCAGCCGAAGGTTTCAAGGATTACAAAAACCTAAAGGAAGAGCGGGTGGAAGGGAAAAGTTGTACATATTATGGACCTTTTTTTCCAATCTTCGTCTTTGGCAAGGGAACATTACAAGATGCATTTAAAGAAGCGTTACTACTATCCCCTAAAGGAACACAAGGGCTTAGCGATGTAGAAATGTATCATACTGATTACAGTGTCCTGCTGTTCAGTTGGAAATGTGTTACGGTTAATGGCTATCCCGCCCAAAAAAAATAAAAATCTACTCCGCTAAAAATCGGTCGAAAAAGACAAAAATAAAAAAGGGACTCTTTCGGAGTCCCTTCATAAAACCTGTTCGCGGTCTCATGCAACCGCGGACGTTTGTGAATAAAAGATT is from Leptospira sp. WS58.C1 and encodes:
- a CDS encoding adenylate/guanylate cyclase domain-containing protein, whose amino-acid sequence is MAFKRSIFASASEDRLENLVLERLKPGADKEKIDARIWDLFGEVWCIMFTDLSGFSRGVEKFGIIHFLQTIHESERVLVPIIEDHDGILLKSEGDSFLVIFRNVAKGLQAAIRMQKELLEYNKDKIPEEKILLCVGLGYGKVLKIGDSDVFGSEVNTASKLGEDTAEAGEILVTQTVFDNAQDTGLKFEPIKDVPAGTQGAYRVLY
- a CDS encoding metallophosphoesterase; translated protein: MPNSKIKYIVISDIHLGAYNSLLTYIEEFPDPVKDSDKFKVNPQKTSPALAELINCLKHIVHSVNGSAKPPQFILLGDVLELALGDINEASMTFERFLEVAYKETKRHFSESILYIPGNHDHHLWETAREKQYMEYIANLKPNQYINQTWHTTKMVNPDFIQSDLLTGILRRNKKLKKAEAVIAYPNLEIPAKNGKRSVFLTHGHFLENIYSLMSTMQRILLPDIDEDPEAPKRSRSVWSKMNDYNPFKRAKEITSPKSIYVLERENFAWIDFFWSTLGRSGKVGTGIGLIYDMLQDAKAVGKLAQNVSAYLLRNLNLPFLLRILGIKWLLYKGFSYILTKVVVKVGQAERGMSNSVLSEEVIHNMDSYLGDTLPAQWKAETKKSKREFPKDYTFIFGHTHKPFAVETQDLGLTISGKEVFNTGGWVVDTVQPMSSHGGAVLFIDEDANVASFKVYTEGEIKPSFLVPDGKINPMYQTLVKNVDLRNKKFAALSKSLEEEIRLRRRFLKVRIKE
- a CDS encoding DUF1566 domain-containing protein, with the protein product MKQCNLKYSAKKPILFLLFIHLLSYCVPSVNEPSPAILLALVSPTFTVNTSFQLPDSNQTTCYDAAGGTRSCTGSGEDGSYLNTPAPYNLTITDAGETITETSSGLIWTRCIAGRVWDGSTCVGGSNLTLQWPSAMAYCTQLTTANRRWRLPSTREANLLPDYNLTSLPLLSTVFFPTAPTIQFWTSTPGVNADNYYAYSTNGSTSILAETTTLGVRCVSDPIPPSPDFTDQGDGTVVESGSGLIIKKCAIGQTDDASCTGTPTALTWQQAIDACEGLNFASRTNWRLPSVREGYHLIDATWAAGFSQNLPIGIFPNGFLSSNFWTGTSVGQAGQTSNAYYISVSNITTADKGTTIRARCVANP
- a CDS encoding sterol desaturase family protein, with protein sequence MRFVCELSWEYCVSGFALHQLKMNFLRYYPIAGLAFLVFWVWKKDFFQKFRIQKDFPNKERIIFELKQSAITLIMFSAIAVSVYILGKLKILHLKTYKDFAEYGLPYAIFSFILLTIWHETWFYWAHRIMHHRKIYPYVHSIHHRSVNPSPMAAYNFHWVEAFLEGVYVVPALCILPLHFYVFLIHTFYAMIMNIWWHLGYEFFPKGWTTHPILKWINTSTHHNLHHQKFHGNYSLYFNFWDRILGTNFKDYSEIFENSVGPDKKEEISVTPSTYLQKS
- a CDS encoding 7TM diverse intracellular signaling domain-containing protein, with product MRPFLLVIISILMISFTFCKSSENNINENLILDDSKNSFGILPTAKYLIFVPPQSPDNAANFLGRSKSNQIHAKQISLGTGPEEAWIEIKIYNQSKQEEWIFVSEYPWLDRIDLFDASKGNPVKLGSIGWKENDSPRQIKDRIHAMKVSIPTGKEYKLLVRIESWADKFLSFHLDTEKGFLERDKFPFTLFPAYLQIASLILLVCGVYWYRTKNKLVLFYSTLVVCITLYSAFTEGYAQYFLPKNEYNSKLMFSFAFLYIILLLHFIRKFLNLSEKLPLGENISKVLLVFNCIPLICVWIPEFPAFPLENGGKINLMSTTLLIIGSGLFLLRKGFRPALFSTSGIIISALCINIFELSGMYGIPANDFTRNAPYIGYISEYILFFLGITKIAAESKKSKRSFTNVRDTGRLKGIDIQEISDKLSELMVKERIFCDEDLGLERLSSMVGLSRHQLSEFLNSIYEQNFYTYITGIRIQEASKVLLEEPDRSIISISDSLGFSSRSTLYKEFKKKFGITPDEFRKRNLSKLS
- a CDS encoding DUF1566 domain-containing protein — encoded protein: MCETENQTYRLRNFYRKSLYMSLIFTTLAGFFHCSKDPNKAESGLLLSLMDSASAVPTSSSFQLPDTNQSICYDTSGTVRSCAGTGEDGEYIDTPAPYNLTITDGGETVTETSSGLVWTRCEASQVWDGTNCLGTNYASVTWEYANSFCSQLTIAGRSWRLPSVREAILIFDYNITSGQTLPSTYFPNLPIGGGSFWTDTPVRHLQGEYVYAQDRGTIDWDVSISTAGIRCVSGPQIPFAEFADLGDGTISEQYSGLIIKKCAQGESDDLVCTGTPNNMTWQQALDSCETLDFAGKTNWRVPSVKEIYFLMSSIHTYGLPDSLFPGTVEKQILWTSTTFPNIPSNALTTSSIDEVPFTAKSTSSGIKVRCVAEN